Genomic window (Ruminococcus flavefaciens AE3010):
CCGCTATCCTGTCCCATGTGACAGCTCCCACTATGCCCGTGGGGTCAATGCCGAACTGCCGCTGGAACGCCGTCACCGACTGCTTGGTGAGCGGTCCGAAATAGCCCGTATCGCTCACTGCAGGGATATTGGGATAGCTCCTGTTGATGTAGGTAAGGTACTGCTGTATGGTCTTTACGGAGTCGCCGCTGGCTCCCTCGCGTAGCACCGTGTTGGGATAGAGTGCCACGTAGGTATACTGGGGCGGCACGCTCTCCACTATGCCCTGATATGCGCGGTAGAGGTCGTTGCGTGTGGCACGGTCAACTACTCCCGTCTGGGGAAGTCCGAACACACGCTGGAAGGACTTCACGGAGCGCTCTGTCTGCTCGCCGAAATAGCCTGTTATCTCCACGGGTATGACCGCTTCGTAGTATGCTCCCACAACAGCAAGGTAGTATTGCAGCATGCTCACCTCTATGGACTGCATGCCGATACTGAGATTCTCCTTGAACTGAGGGGATATCTCCTCGAAGCGCACTCCCTCGGAGTCAAGCTCCGCAAGGCGCTTCACGCTGGTAAATATGTAGGTTATCTTGTACCATGTAGCCGCGTCCACCGTTCCCGTGGGTTCAAGTCCGAAGACCTGCTGGAACTTCCTCACTGCCGCTTCCGTTGCCGTGTCGAACACTCCGTCTGCGGCAGGTATCTTGGGTATGGCAGGAAAATTCCGCGAGATACGGTTCAGCCACACCTGCACGTACTTCACATCGTTGCCGAATGAGCCGTTTTTCAGCTCCAGACCGCCGTATGATGGCATTGCCGACTGCACGGGAGCATTCTGCACTATCTCTATGTCGTCCCCGTAGTAGTATTTCAGTATCTCAAGGGAATTGTAGCCACGCTCCGCAAGATATTGTGAGCCCCACTGTGACAGCCCGTCGCAGGTAGTAGTCGTTCCGTTGCAGAACGCCGTGAACAGGGGCTCCACCCTGCCCTGCCGCCTTATGTAGTCGTTGAACAGGTCATCAACAAGGTAGCTGATGTTCTCGAAGTACTCTCTGCCG
Coding sequences:
- a CDS encoding peptidoglycan-binding domain-containing protein, whose amino-acid sequence is MLTGTPFIPETITVHLGFPDSNAPDVTVDFASYVKNVASSEIYPTWNVSALRANIYAIVSFALNRIYTEWYRSRGYDFDITATTQFDQKFINGREYFENISYLVDDLFNDYIRRQGRVEPLFTAFCNGTTTTCDGLSQWGSQYLAERGYNSLEILKYYYGDDIEIVQNAPVQSAMPSYGGLELKNGSFGNDVKYVQVWLNRISRNFPAIPKIPAADGVFDTATEAAVRKFQQVFGLEPTGTVDAATWYKITYIFTSVKRLAELDSEGVRFEEISPQFKENLSIGMQSIEVSMLQYYLAVVGAYYEAVIPVEITGYFGEQTERSVKSFQRVFGLPQTGVVDRATRNDLYRAYQGIVESVPPQYTYVALYPNTVLREGASGDSVKTIQQYLTYINRSYPNIPAVSDTGYFGPLTKQSVTAFQRQFGIDPTGIVGAVTWDRIAGVYSDLRYGFDKRPYQNPGYTIK